The following proteins are encoded in a genomic region of Hydra vulgaris chromosome 05, alternate assembly HydraT2T_AEP:
- the LOC136080438 gene encoding uncharacterized protein LOC136080438: METILKLILRVFMLSIFVCLTGFSCQPSLINLEINNEIEKLLGEIKIENIKEKNKEATIEKQTDAKKFLDNTFLKPKPIEKILDIEDNEDDIKTRIETRNRIVREKSELINKLISNHLNRVIQIRDELARRRSLAKSDYRGTVPPGLHDEPL; this comes from the exons atggaaacaattttaaaattaatactaaGGGTATTTATGCTATCAATTTTTGTCTGTTTGACTG GGTTTTCATGTCAACCAAGCTTGATTAATTTGGAAATAAACAACGAAATAGAAAAACTGCTAggagaaataaaaattgaaaatataaaagagaAAAACAAAGAAGCCACTATAGAAAAGCAAACTGACGCGAAAAAGTTCCTTGATAACACTTTTCTTAAACCCAAGCCAATCGAGAAGATTTTAGATATCGAAGACAACGAAGACGATATAAAAACTCGAATCGAAACTCGAAATCGAATCGTGAGAGAAAAATCTgaacttataaacaaattaattagtAACCATTTAAACCGAGTTATTCAAATCAGAGATGAGCTTGCAAGACGAAGGTCATTAGCAAAAAGTGATTATAGAGGCACTGTACCCCCAGGACTTCATGATGAACCTTTATAA